The following proteins are encoded in a genomic region of Arthrobacter jiangjiafuii:
- a CDS encoding TetR-like C-terminal domain-containing protein, translated as MTDEVPPAKRSTDARAALAAALKARLRSQPLDKVTVTELVRDCGLTRQAFYYHFPDVRQLAVWVFETEVARQVRAFAAEVGWADGLVRLMLYMRKNRGSTLGVLNGVGQPGLERFLFRQMRPITEAVVDQDGGRPADPRDRVLVVDFYTSAVLAVVLRWVENGMVEHPYRVVGDLEIMLHGAVRESVRRLDARAAPQGVHRPR; from the coding sequence ATGACCGATGAGGTCCCTCCGGCGAAGCGTTCTACGGATGCAAGAGCGGCTCTCGCAGCCGCACTCAAGGCCCGGCTGCGCTCCCAGCCGCTCGATAAGGTGACAGTCACCGAACTGGTGCGGGACTGCGGGCTGACGCGGCAGGCGTTCTATTACCATTTCCCGGATGTGCGGCAGCTTGCCGTCTGGGTGTTCGAGACAGAGGTGGCCCGGCAGGTCCGCGCTTTCGCGGCGGAGGTGGGCTGGGCAGATGGACTGGTGCGGCTGATGCTCTACATGCGAAAGAACCGTGGATCGACGCTCGGGGTGCTCAACGGGGTGGGACAGCCCGGACTGGAGCGTTTCCTGTTCAGGCAGATGCGCCCCATCACCGAGGCCGTGGTGGACCAGGACGGCGGCCGGCCGGCGGATCCCCGGGACCGGGTGCTGGTGGTCGACTTCTACACCTCGGCCGTGCTTGCCGTGGTGCTGAGATGGGTCGAGAACGGCATGGTCGAACACCCCTACCGCGTGGTGGGCGATCTGGAGATCATGCTGCACGGCGCCGTGCGGGAGTCGGTGCGCCGGCTTGATGCACGTGCCGCGCCGCAGGGCGTGCACCGGCCGCGGTGA
- the pnuC gene encoding nicotinamide riboside transporter PnuC, producing MDAVLDWMNSPAATLLGAPVSWIEVIGFVTGAACVYGVARQKAWNWPVGIVNNVAFMILFFGAGLYGETVLQAIFAAVSVYGWYNWVRGAKTIVGKGGLPIRDGSRMEMAGGLGAVVLATIGVAMILTHGTDSVVPWPDAFVLAASLLATYWQARKIFQHWYVWIVIDLVSIPLYFSRGLNLTAILYIGFTALCVYGLVGWRRTRQATVQGAEAGVVAA from the coding sequence ATGGACGCAGTACTGGATTGGATGAACTCCCCGGCAGCAACGCTGCTCGGAGCACCGGTCAGCTGGATTGAAGTGATCGGTTTTGTTACCGGCGCAGCCTGTGTGTACGGCGTCGCCCGGCAGAAGGCCTGGAACTGGCCGGTTGGCATCGTGAACAATGTGGCGTTCATGATCCTGTTCTTCGGCGCCGGGCTGTACGGGGAGACCGTACTTCAGGCCATCTTCGCCGCCGTGTCCGTCTATGGCTGGTACAACTGGGTCCGGGGCGCCAAAACCATCGTGGGGAAGGGCGGATTGCCTATCCGCGACGGGAGCAGGATGGAAATGGCCGGCGGCCTCGGCGCCGTCGTGCTAGCCACCATTGGCGTTGCCATGATCCTCACGCACGGCACCGATTCCGTGGTCCCCTGGCCGGACGCGTTTGTCCTGGCCGCCTCGCTCCTGGCCACGTATTGGCAGGCCCGGAAGATCTTCCAGCACTGGTACGTATGGATTGTGATCGACCTGGTCAGCATCCCGCTCTATTTCTCCCGCGGCCTTAACCTCACCGCCATCCTGTATATCGGATTCACGGCCCTCTGCGTCTACGGCCTGGTGGGTTGGAGGCGGACCCGGCAGGCAACCGTGCAGGGCGCCGAAGCAGGAGTAGTGGCGGCATGA
- a CDS encoding AAA family ATPase — MNRFGQGVVIGKFYPPHAGHRHLITQAAEQSDRLAVVVLGSRFESIGLNDRVKWLAAEFEGTNVTVIGMPDDCPVDYASRAIWKAHNEVLRMALKMKGIMAVDAVFSSEDYGWQLAEDFGAAHVMVDRNRTDNPVSGTLCRDDLRAAWPSIIAPARQDLAVRIIVVGAQSTGTTTLATALTRHYRPRYPELADVPEYGRQFTYDKFAAAQAENPDAVLSGMVWTAADFAVIGERQNRLENEAAERCPLVIADTDVVTTALFERVYIGEQSYGSYLAVDRIPRRDLYLITDHEGVPFEDDGWREAEHPREEMTEWFKEELTAAGASWILVSGNHAERLATATEIVDLIIADREQFISPPWATRTVLAGS; from the coding sequence ATGAACCGCTTCGGCCAGGGGGTGGTCATCGGCAAGTTCTACCCGCCTCATGCCGGCCACCGGCACCTCATCACGCAGGCGGCGGAGCAGTCCGACCGGCTCGCAGTTGTTGTCCTGGGCAGCCGGTTCGAGAGTATCGGCCTCAACGACCGCGTGAAGTGGCTGGCCGCCGAGTTTGAGGGAACCAATGTCACCGTCATCGGAATGCCGGATGACTGCCCGGTGGACTACGCCTCCCGGGCCATCTGGAAGGCGCATAACGAGGTGCTGCGCATGGCCTTGAAGATGAAGGGCATCATGGCAGTGGACGCCGTGTTCAGTTCGGAGGACTACGGCTGGCAGCTGGCGGAGGACTTCGGGGCTGCCCACGTCATGGTCGATCGGAACCGCACGGACAACCCGGTCAGCGGCACCCTGTGCCGTGACGACCTCCGTGCGGCCTGGCCCAGCATCATTGCGCCGGCGCGGCAGGACCTGGCCGTGCGGATCATCGTGGTGGGTGCGCAGTCCACGGGAACCACTACCCTGGCCACGGCCCTGACACGGCACTACCGGCCACGCTACCCGGAGCTCGCGGATGTGCCGGAATACGGCCGCCAGTTCACCTATGACAAGTTCGCGGCGGCGCAGGCCGAAAATCCCGATGCCGTCCTGTCCGGCATGGTGTGGACTGCGGCGGATTTTGCCGTCATTGGTGAACGGCAGAACCGGTTGGAGAACGAGGCAGCGGAACGGTGTCCGCTGGTGATTGCGGATACGGACGTCGTCACCACCGCGCTCTTCGAACGGGTCTACATCGGCGAGCAGAGCTACGGCTCGTACCTGGCCGTGGACCGGATCCCGCGCCGCGACCTCTACCTGATTACCGATCATGAGGGGGTGCCGTTCGAGGACGACGGCTGGCGCGAGGCGGAACATCCGCGGGAGGAGATGACCGAATGGTTCAAGGAAGAACTCACCGCGGCGGGCGCGTCCTGGATCCTCGTTTCCGGCAACCACGCCGAGCGGCTGGCCACGGCAACTGAGATCGTTGACTTGATCATTGCCGACAGGGAGCAGTTCATCTCCCCGCCCTGGGCAACCCGAACCGTACTGGCAGGAAGCTGA
- a CDS encoding NUDIX hydrolase yields MSAEEERFLKDYVPREYPSVALAVDLVVFAVTGSTLNAAFVRRGNHPFKDALALPGGFVLPDEDALTAAWRELEEETGLDLGEHRAHVEQLATFSSPKRDPRMRVVSVAHLALLATDGRTLPDLARGSDAAAAEWLPVYNVLADGDLAFDHREILAAALGRLAGKIEYTLTAARLLPEEFTLNQLRRVYQAVWNTTRLDAGNFTRKMTGALQDSGRKVTHGKGAPAAVFTVRDEYLSPPLIRPAK; encoded by the coding sequence ATGTCCGCTGAAGAAGAACGGTTCCTCAAGGACTACGTCCCCCGGGAATATCCGTCCGTTGCGCTGGCCGTTGACCTGGTGGTCTTCGCAGTCACCGGCAGCACCCTGAACGCGGCGTTCGTCCGCCGCGGGAACCACCCCTTCAAGGATGCCCTGGCGCTGCCCGGAGGGTTTGTCTTGCCGGACGAAGATGCACTGACGGCTGCCTGGCGTGAACTGGAAGAGGAGACCGGGCTGGATCTGGGCGAACACCGCGCCCACGTTGAGCAGTTGGCCACCTTCAGCTCGCCGAAGCGGGACCCCCGTATGCGGGTGGTGTCAGTTGCCCATCTGGCCCTGCTGGCCACCGACGGGCGGACCCTGCCGGACCTGGCCAGGGGGAGCGATGCCGCCGCGGCCGAGTGGCTGCCCGTATACAACGTTCTTGCCGACGGGGACCTGGCGTTCGACCATCGGGAGATCCTTGCCGCCGCGCTGGGCCGGCTGGCTGGCAAGATCGAGTACACGCTCACTGCGGCACGGCTTCTGCCGGAGGAATTCACGTTGAACCAGCTCCGCCGCGTCTATCAGGCGGTCTGGAACACCACCAGGCTCGACGCCGGGAACTTCACCCGCAAAATGACCGGGGCGCTGCAGGACAGCGGACGCAAGGTCACCCACGGCAAGGGCGCCCCGGCTGCGGTGTTCACTGTCCGGGACGAGTACCTGAGCCCGCCGCTGATCCGGCCGGCCAAGTGA
- a CDS encoding helix-turn-helix transcriptional regulator, with product MGAAGTAEAVQQPQRLDDLTRMRRVRDRIDREFARPLDVAALARGEFISAGHLSRQFRMAYGESPYAYLMTRRIERAMTLLRRGDLSVLEVCFAVGCSSLGTFSTRFTELVGMPPAEYRRQAAGALAGLPSCVVKQAARPIRKHQRRPQKPQ from the coding sequence ATGGGCGCGGCAGGAACCGCCGAGGCGGTACAGCAACCGCAGCGGCTGGATGACCTGACCCGGATGCGCCGCGTGCGCGACCGGATCGACCGCGAGTTCGCGCGTCCGCTGGATGTAGCAGCGCTGGCCCGGGGCGAGTTCATCTCTGCCGGCCATCTCAGCCGGCAGTTCCGGATGGCGTACGGGGAATCACCGTACGCCTACCTGATGACCCGGCGGATTGAACGGGCGATGACACTGCTGCGCCGCGGGGACCTCAGCGTGCTGGAGGTGTGTTTCGCCGTCGGCTGCTCGTCGTTGGGCACCTTCAGTACCCGGTTTACCGAATTGGTGGGGATGCCGCCGGCGGAGTATCGGCGGCAGGCAGCCGGTGCGCTCGCCGGGCTGCCGTCCTGCGTCGTCAAACAGGCGGCGCGGCCGATCAGGAAACATCAACGGCGGCCGCAGAAGCCGCAGTAA